The following coding sequences lie in one Cyanobacterium sp. Dongsha4 genomic window:
- the gcvT gene encoding glycine cleavage system aminomethyltransferase GcvT produces the protein MTQSSNLLRTPLYSLSHECKAKFTDFAGWEMALQYSGLKKEHQAVRESVGMFDISHMGKFFLEGKQLREKFTYLVPTDLRNLESGKAQYTVLLNHHGGIIDDIIFYYQGANELEIESAVLIVNAATKDKDWQWLTENLIAKNVKLTDKSSELALIALQGKNGVNILNHLINEDLSQFPSFSHLDTTLYEEPVFIARTGYTGEDGFEIMTTPDVAQKLWYYFLDNGVIPCGLGARDTLRLEAAMCLYGQDMNEEITPIEAGLGWLINLDHDFIGKDIIAQQKQEGVKKKLVALVMEGKYIARHGYPILVNGEVIGEITSGTLSPTLEDAIALGYVPYNYSKIGQKLEVEIRGKLYPAKIVKKPFYRRKNNFN, from the coding sequence GTGACACAATCATCTAACCTCCTACGCACCCCTCTATATTCTTTATCCCATGAATGTAAGGCGAAATTTACCGATTTTGCAGGTTGGGAAATGGCTTTGCAATATAGTGGCTTAAAAAAAGAACATCAAGCCGTTAGGGAATCCGTAGGAATGTTTGATATTTCTCACATGGGGAAATTCTTTCTCGAAGGGAAACAATTACGGGAAAAATTCACCTATCTTGTGCCTACAGACTTAAGAAATTTAGAATCAGGAAAGGCTCAATATACAGTTTTGTTAAATCATCATGGGGGCATCATTGATGATATTATTTTTTACTATCAAGGAGCAAACGAGCTAGAAATTGAATCTGCCGTCTTAATTGTTAATGCGGCTACCAAGGACAAAGATTGGCAATGGTTAACAGAAAACCTCATTGCAAAAAATGTTAAACTTACCGATAAATCCTCTGAATTAGCTTTAATTGCCTTACAGGGCAAAAATGGAGTAAACATCCTCAATCATCTGATTAACGAAGATTTAAGTCAATTTCCTAGCTTTTCTCACTTAGATACCACCCTCTATGAAGAACCAGTTTTTATTGCTCGAACAGGATATACGGGAGAAGATGGTTTTGAGATTATGACAACTCCTGACGTAGCACAAAAATTGTGGTATTATTTCCTTGACAATGGTGTTATTCCTTGTGGTTTAGGGGCTAGAGATACTCTTCGTTTAGAGGCGGCTATGTGTCTTTATGGTCAAGATATGAATGAAGAAATTACCCCCATAGAAGCAGGTTTAGGATGGTTAATTAATCTTGATCATGATTTTATCGGCAAAGATATTATTGCACAACAGAAACAAGAAGGGGTTAAGAAAAAGTTAGTTGCTTTAGTGATGGAAGGTAAATATATCGCCCGTCATGGTTATCCCATTTTGGTTAATGGAGAGGTGATAGGAGAAATTACAAGTGGAACTCTATCCCCTACCCTAGAAGATGCGATCGCACTTGGTTATGTTCCCTATAATTATAGTAAAATAGGGCAGAAATTAGAAGTAGAAATTAGGGGTAAACTTTATCCTGCTAAGATAGTGAAGAAGCCTTTTTATCGAAGAAAAAATAATTTTAATTAA
- a CDS encoding Mur ligase family protein: MNIVERFRLGLAVATAKIVTGLVKTFKLGAASVLPGEISRRLYPRLLQLLSQQFRGGLILVVGTNGKTTTSLLLKDILVHKGYLVIHNSTGANLINGLITCLVTNSNLWGILSADYGILEVDENVLPLVLKECQPSHILALNLFRDQLDRYGEVDTISYRWQNAITPLNKDTYIIINGDDPTLCYLGQNLPQKVCYFGLNEPELYLDEIPHAVDSIYCPKCGTSLEYKGVYISHLGDYDCPSCDFTKSKLSVNSKEWSQILIGVYNKYNTLAAGLTAETIGIERDIINDTIHNFKAAFGRAEELTIQDKNIRILLSKNPVGMNETIRAVNDIREINPQSTILMVLNDRTPDGTDVSWIWDVDTEKLVAGGGNIVVSGDRLYDMALRLKYSLDTLNSNLNLIIEEKLSQAINKALELTAVGETLYIIPTYSAMLEVRKILLGREIL, translated from the coding sequence ATGAACATAGTAGAGCGTTTTCGATTAGGTTTAGCGGTAGCTACTGCCAAAATAGTTACAGGATTAGTAAAGACGTTTAAATTAGGGGCGGCTAGTGTTTTACCGGGGGAAATATCTCGCCGTCTCTATCCTCGCTTATTACAACTTTTATCTCAACAGTTTCGAGGAGGATTAATTCTGGTTGTCGGCACTAACGGAAAAACAACCACTTCTTTACTGCTTAAAGATATTTTAGTCCACAAGGGCTATCTCGTTATTCATAATTCCACAGGGGCAAATTTAATTAATGGCTTAATTACCTGTTTAGTTACCAATAGCAACTTATGGGGAATTTTGTCCGCAGATTATGGCATTTTAGAAGTAGATGAAAACGTTTTACCTCTAGTATTAAAAGAATGCCAACCTAGTCATATTTTAGCTCTTAATTTATTCCGAGATCAGTTAGATAGATATGGAGAAGTTGATACCATTAGTTACCGTTGGCAAAATGCAATTACTCCTTTAAATAAAGATACTTATATTATTATTAATGGGGATGATCCTACCTTGTGTTATTTAGGGCAGAATTTACCACAAAAAGTATGTTATTTTGGCTTAAATGAACCTGAATTATATTTAGACGAAATTCCCCACGCTGTTGATTCTATTTATTGTCCTAAATGTGGCACATCTCTTGAATATAAAGGGGTTTATATTTCTCATTTAGGAGATTATGACTGTCCTAGTTGTGATTTTACTAAGAGTAAATTATCGGTAAATAGCAAAGAATGGTCACAAATTTTAATAGGAGTTTACAATAAATATAACACTTTAGCGGCTGGTTTAACTGCTGAAACCATTGGCATTGAAAGAGACATAATTAATGATACTATTCACAACTTTAAAGCCGCATTCGGAAGGGCAGAAGAATTAACCATTCAAGACAAAAATATTCGCATTTTACTCTCTAAAAATCCTGTGGGGATGAATGAAACTATTAGGGCAGTAAATGACATCAGAGAAATTAATCCTCAAAGCACTATTTTAATGGTTTTAAACGATCGCACCCCTGATGGTACAGATGTTTCATGGATTTGGGATGTAGATACAGAAAAGTTGGTTGCGGGTGGGGGAAATATTGTGGTAAGCGGCGATCGCCTCTATGATATGGCATTAAGATTAAAGTATAGTCTGGATACTCTTAACTCTAATTTGAATTTAATCATCGAAGAGAAATTATCCCAAGCTATTAATAAAGCCCTTGAATTAACGGCGGTGGGTGAAACTTTATATATTATTCCCACCTATTCAGCCATGTTAGAAGTGAGAAAAATACTATTAGGGCGAGAAATTCTTTAA